A DNA window from Boseongicola sp. contains the following coding sequences:
- a CDS encoding ABC transporter substrate-binding protein produces MKKSLMMSAAVALLASGATAAEFKWAGTTDPQTMDPHAVNSAPVLGFLNNVYEGLVRRGKDMAIEPALATGWEPIGEGEGWRFTLRQGVTFHDGAAFNADDVVFSYQRASAEESDTRSWFAPVSNVVKVDDYTVDILTNAPNPIFPDSIANWMMMDSGWAAANNAECPDKENGNYATLNANGTAAFMVTEREPGLRTVLEPFGGWWGDAEHNITSAEFTPIQNPATAVAALLSGDIDLINPVPIQDAARLSGSDSVKVIQGIEARVIMLGFTHEADMLKYGASADQPNPFKDVRVREAIAKAVNVPAILQTIMRGNAEAASQLVSPAMRGFSDANAAPNALDVDGAKALLAEAGYADGFGFGLKCPNNRYLNDEAVCQAVTGMLAQIGITAELDAMPVSNYWPELRADNFDMYLLGWSPGTFDHEHPIRFLASTPNAEKKLGSWNFGAYSNARVDELLPMIQSELDDGKRQAMLDEVTSLYQGEHAYVPLYVQPLVWGAQANIDLTQRPDNFFILRWVTVN; encoded by the coding sequence ATGAAAAAATCATTGATGATGTCAGCAGCAGTTGCGCTCTTGGCGAGCGGTGCAACTGCCGCTGAATTCAAATGGGCCGGGACAACCGATCCGCAGACCATGGACCCCCATGCAGTGAATTCGGCGCCTGTGCTGGGGTTTTTGAACAACGTCTATGAGGGCCTTGTACGGCGCGGCAAAGACATGGCGATCGAGCCTGCTTTGGCCACCGGCTGGGAGCCGATTGGCGAGGGCGAGGGATGGCGGTTCACGTTGCGCCAGGGTGTGACGTTCCATGATGGCGCAGCGTTCAATGCCGATGACGTGGTGTTTTCGTATCAGCGCGCCTCGGCTGAGGAATCGGATACGCGGTCTTGGTTCGCGCCCGTCAGCAACGTGGTGAAAGTGGATGATTACACCGTCGACATTCTGACCAATGCACCGAACCCAATTTTCCCTGACAGCATTGCCAACTGGATGATGATGGACAGTGGCTGGGCGGCGGCGAACAACGCCGAGTGCCCGGATAAAGAGAACGGCAACTATGCCACGCTGAACGCCAACGGCACGGCGGCCTTTATGGTCACCGAACGTGAGCCCGGGCTGCGGACGGTTCTGGAGCCGTTCGGTGGCTGGTGGGGTGATGCAGAGCACAACATCACCTCGGCTGAGTTTACGCCGATCCAAAACCCGGCAACTGCTGTTGCGGCCCTGTTGTCCGGCGACATTGATCTGATTAATCCTGTGCCTATTCAGGATGCTGCACGCTTGTCGGGCAGCGATTCTGTGAAGGTTATTCAGGGCATCGAGGCACGTGTGATCATGTTGGGCTTCACCCATGAGGCGGACATGCTGAAATACGGCGCAAGTGCCGATCAGCCGAACCCGTTCAAGGATGTGCGGGTGCGCGAGGCCATTGCCAAGGCTGTGAACGTGCCAGCGATCTTGCAGACGATCATGCGTGGCAACGCTGAAGCGGCCAGCCAGTTGGTCAGCCCGGCGATGCGCGGGTTCTCGGACGCCAATGCGGCACCAAATGCCCTTGATGTCGATGGTGCCAAGGCGCTGTTGGCCGAGGCGGGTTATGCCGATGGGTTCGGTTTCGGTCTGAAGTGCCCGAATAACCGCTATCTGAATGACGAGGCGGTGTGTCAGGCAGTGACTGGCATGTTGGCCCAGATTGGGATCACGGCTGAGCTGGATGCGATGCCGGTCAGCAATTACTGGCCAGAGCTACGGGCCGATAACTTTGACATGTATCTCTTGGGCTGGTCACCGGGCACGTTTGACCACGAGCATCCGATCCGCTTTTTGGCCTCGACCCCGAATGCAGAGAAGAAGCTGGGATCGTGGAACTTTGGCGCCTATTCGAATGCGCGTGTTGATGAATTGTTGCCAATGATCCAGTCGGAGTTGGATGATGGCAAGCGTCAGGCGATGCTGGACGAAGTCACGTCGCTTTATCAGGGCGAGCATGCCTATGTGCCGCTATATGTGCAGCCGTTGGTTTGGGGTGCGCAGGCGAATATCGATCTGACGCAGCGCCCGGATAACTTCTTTATCCTGCGCTGGGTGACGGTGAACTAA
- a CDS encoding GAF domain-containing protein, giving the protein MSTPNNPDLSFNLSDLGLLDGRADREIAIIVRNAALILRVPTVTFFVEDRNAARLFLRAYSGWNQAYRIPDELPLRGSLTAEVVESGESTMLIDLVRGGEFATTPEVCLLSAGSFLAVPVAGPAGETIGVMAAFTREPQRWSHTDKAELMDQAHLLSRHILLKASLQTLKFVSRERVLHRSANRIPI; this is encoded by the coding sequence ATGTCTACCCCGAATAACCCCGATTTAAGTTTCAATTTAAGTGATTTAGGCCTTTTAGATGGTCGTGCCGACCGTGAAATAGCGATTATCGTTCGAAACGCTGCGTTGATCTTGCGCGTTCCAACAGTGACCTTCTTTGTCGAGGACCGGAACGCCGCGCGACTGTTTTTGCGGGCGTATTCAGGCTGGAATCAGGCTTATCGCATCCCCGATGAGTTACCTTTGAGGGGTTCGTTAACGGCAGAAGTAGTCGAGTCAGGTGAATCCACGATGCTGATCGACCTGGTTCGGGGCGGGGAATTCGCGACCACTCCCGAAGTATGTCTGCTGTCGGCCGGCAGTTTTTTGGCAGTGCCGGTTGCCGGGCCGGCCGGAGAAACTATTGGTGTGATGGCAGCGTTTACTCGTGAGCCACAGCGATGGTCTCATACTGACAAGGCGGAATTGATGGATCAGGCGCATCTTCTGTCACGGCATATTCTGCTGAAGGCTTCGCTTCAGACGCTGAAGTTCGTGAGCCGAGAGAGAGTCTTGCACCGGAGTGCCAACAGGATTCCGATCTGA
- a CDS encoding ABC transporter substrate-binding protein yields MALRQTLLAASALALIAGASSAETLRWARAGDALTLDPHAQNEGPTSALGHQIMETLVMRDMSGAMVPNLATEWGPSASNPNVWTFKLREGVTFHDGAAFDSEDVVFSLKRAMTPDSDYKELLASVVDVRAAGSHMVEIETNGPNPIMANNLTNMFIMDKDWAEANNAAKVQDFEGGEDTFAAKNANGTGPYKLISREPDVRTVLEANENYWGKDEFPMQVTRIEYTPIQNAATRVAALLSGEVDFIQDVPVQDLARVAGADGLEVRTAPQNRVIFFGMNMGDADLANDNVDGKNPFADVRVREAMNLAINRDAIKQVVMRDQSAPAGMIAPPFVNGWTAELDGASKTDVDRAKALMAEAGYGDGFSIQLDCPNDRYINDEAICQASVGMLAQIGVSVNLDAKPKAQHFPLINNLQTDFYMLGWGVPTYDSEYVFNFLAHTKGEKYGSWNGTRYSNPDLDATIVALASETDLEKRNGMIADIWAVVQAEKLYIPIHHQVLNWGMASNVGTIVAPDDTAKFKYFTLN; encoded by the coding sequence ATGGCACTTCGCCAAACACTTCTTGCGGCTTCGGCTTTGGCCCTGATCGCTGGTGCATCGTCTGCAGAGACATTGCGCTGGGCACGGGCAGGCGACGCCCTGACACTTGATCCACATGCCCAGAACGAGGGTCCAACCTCGGCTTTGGGGCATCAGATCATGGAGACTCTGGTCATGCGCGACATGTCCGGTGCGATGGTTCCAAACCTGGCTACAGAATGGGGGCCGTCGGCCTCTAATCCGAATGTTTGGACATTTAAGCTGCGCGAAGGTGTGACCTTCCACGATGGTGCTGCGTTTGACAGCGAAGACGTGGTGTTCAGCCTGAAACGCGCAATGACGCCGGATTCGGACTATAAAGAATTGCTGGCATCAGTTGTGGATGTGCGCGCCGCTGGTTCGCATATGGTTGAGATTGAGACCAATGGTCCAAACCCGATCATGGCCAACAACCTGACCAACATGTTCATTATGGATAAAGACTGGGCCGAGGCGAACAACGCCGCGAAGGTTCAGGACTTTGAAGGTGGTGAGGATACGTTTGCGGCCAAAAATGCCAACGGCACCGGCCCGTATAAACTGATCAGCCGTGAACCTGACGTGCGCACTGTACTTGAAGCGAACGAAAACTATTGGGGCAAAGATGAGTTCCCGATGCAGGTGACACGTATCGAGTATACGCCGATCCAAAACGCAGCAACTCGCGTCGCGGCGCTGTTGTCTGGCGAAGTTGACTTCATTCAGGACGTTCCTGTGCAGGATTTGGCCCGTGTGGCCGGAGCCGATGGTCTGGAAGTGCGCACTGCACCTCAGAACCGGGTGATCTTTTTCGGTATGAACATGGGTGATGCGGATCTGGCCAACGACAATGTTGATGGCAAGAATCCGTTTGCTGATGTTCGTGTTCGAGAGGCGATGAACCTGGCGATCAACCGCGATGCGATCAAGCAGGTGGTTATGCGGGACCAGTCGGCACCTGCTGGCATGATTGCGCCTCCGTTCGTGAACGGTTGGACGGCTGAGCTGGACGGTGCGTCGAAGACTGACGTTGATCGTGCGAAGGCCCTGATGGCTGAAGCCGGTTACGGCGACGGTTTCTCGATCCAGCTGGATTGTCCGAACGACCGCTACATCAATGATGAAGCGATCTGTCAGGCGTCTGTTGGTATGCTGGCGCAAATCGGTGTGTCTGTGAATCTGGATGCCAAGCCTAAGGCCCAGCACTTCCCACTGATCAACAACCTGCAGACCGACTTCTATATGCTGGGTTGGGGTGTTCCGACATATGACTCGGAATACGTCTTCAACTTCCTGGCGCACACCAAGGGTGAGAAGTATGGTTCGTGGAACGGCACGCGCTATTCCAACCCTGATCTGGATGCGACGATTGTAGCATTGGCTTCTGAGACAGACCTTGAGAAGCGCAATGGCATGATCGCTGACATCTGGGCAGTCGTTCAGGCCGAAAAGCTGTATATCCCGATTCACCACCAGGTGTTGAACTGGGGCATGGCAAGCAACGTTGGAACGATTGTTGCACCTGACGACACTGCAAAGTTCAAATACTTCACTTTGAACTAA
- a CDS encoding zinc-finger domain-containing protein, with protein sequence MSDTAATIGNPPPETEIVTSSRVACDGGEGALGHPRVWLLIDPKDGWVECGYCDKRFELAEG encoded by the coding sequence ATGTCTGACACAGCTGCGACAATCGGCAACCCGCCGCCTGAGACCGAAATCGTTACATCGTCCAGAGTTGCCTGTGACGGAGGTGAAGGGGCTTTGGGGCATCCGCGTGTCTGGTTGTTGATTGATCCGAAAGACGGTTGGGTCGAGTGTGGCTATTGCGATAAGCGGTTTGAGTTGGCCGAGGGCTAG
- a CDS encoding transcriptional regulator, whose translation MRNRPYGLICPISHACEVLEPRWTIPILTEMWGGATRFNDIRRGVGNISTALLSRRLKELVEQGLIERIEDPATGKVEYIRTQRGIDLEPVLDAMGKWAQCNIQAKEALGNLTVSKLMWQMRNYIDPEQLPNRQLVFQFRFTDPDLEYSKYWALIRPGFPIEICVTAPSSEIDLFIETNCMSLSSIILSRTTIARELEEGRLFLSGDAMLSRTMDRWFYQRTKENPSEVLQLSDSYFEEAILA comes from the coding sequence ATGCGCAATAGACCTTACGGATTGATTTGCCCGATCTCACACGCCTGCGAAGTTCTTGAACCGCGCTGGACTATTCCAATCCTGACTGAAATGTGGGGCGGCGCGACTCGTTTTAACGATATACGGCGAGGTGTCGGCAACATCTCGACAGCGCTCTTGTCCCGGCGTTTGAAAGAGCTTGTCGAACAGGGATTGATCGAGAGAATTGAAGACCCTGCCACCGGCAAGGTCGAATATATCAGAACGCAACGCGGCATTGACCTTGAACCCGTTCTGGATGCCATGGGAAAATGGGCCCAGTGTAATATCCAGGCAAAGGAGGCATTGGGAAACCTGACCGTCTCGAAACTGATGTGGCAGATGCGAAACTACATCGATCCAGAACAGCTTCCCAACCGCCAGCTGGTTTTTCAATTTCGGTTCACCGACCCAGACTTGGAGTATAGCAAATACTGGGCGCTGATCCGGCCCGGTTTTCCGATTGAAATTTGCGTAACGGCTCCAAGTAGCGAGATCGACCTCTTTATCGAAACAAACTGTATGTCTCTGTCTTCCATCATTCTAAGCCGTACGACTATCGCGCGAGAACTGGAAGAGGGCCGACTGTTCCTCAGCGGCGACGCGATGCTCTCGCGTACGATGGACCGGTGGTTTTACCAGCGGACAAAAGAAAATCCCTCTGAAGTGCTTCAACTTTCAGATAGCTATTTCGAAGAAGCCATTCTGGCTTAG
- a CDS encoding DUF4242 domain-containing protein, with amino-acid sequence MPKFIVERNIPGADKLTKEELCDISAKSNEVVDGLGIPYVWHHTYAAGDKLYCVHEADNADEIYRHAKEGGFPADLVAEIKHTFGPETAKRAA; translated from the coding sequence ATGCCCAAATTCATCGTCGAACGGAACATCCCCGGTGCGGATAAACTGACCAAAGAAGAACTTTGCGATATCTCAGCCAAGTCCAACGAGGTCGTTGACGGGCTGGGAATCCCTTATGTCTGGCATCACACCTATGCTGCAGGAGACAAGCTGTATTGTGTGCATGAAGCTGACAACGCCGACGAAATTTATCGCCATGCAAAAGAAGGCGGCTTCCCTGCCGACCTTGTCGCCGAGATAAAGCACACTTTCGGCCCGGAAACTGCAAAACGTGCCGCATAG
- a CDS encoding LysR family transcriptional regulator, translating into MQWDDARIFLAVAREGSFSNAAKRLGVQHSTVSRRIRALEEKLAAPLIERKASGYVLTEAGKELETSALRIEKELLSFEGAIGDHADDAAGELRVTAILNMASTILMPYFARFSAANPKIQLNVQVTNDSIRLSEREADIAIRQTNNPGETLIGTRLTTIASAVYGSRSYCAAVRSDEVKEKWIGVDCCENHRVWTKQAWPQADHEFYVDETSLTLAALKEGLGVGFLPCFLGDSDPDLERFHEPESQHELGLWLLYHRDLRNTKRVILFREHMKREIEVAKSLFEGRQKFAELMT; encoded by the coding sequence ATGCAATGGGATGACGCGCGGATATTTTTGGCGGTGGCTCGCGAGGGGTCTTTTAGCAACGCAGCAAAGCGTTTGGGTGTTCAACATTCCACGGTTTCACGCCGTATCCGAGCGCTGGAAGAAAAGCTTGCTGCACCCTTAATCGAGCGAAAAGCATCTGGTTATGTCCTTACCGAGGCAGGAAAGGAATTAGAGACTTCGGCTCTAAGAATCGAAAAGGAGCTTTTGTCATTTGAGGGCGCGATTGGCGATCACGCTGATGATGCGGCGGGCGAGTTGCGCGTAACTGCGATCCTCAATATGGCTTCGACGATCCTGATGCCATATTTCGCCCGCTTCAGTGCCGCCAACCCTAAAATTCAGCTTAATGTCCAAGTGACGAACGACTCGATAAGACTGTCTGAACGCGAAGCCGACATCGCAATCCGCCAAACAAACAATCCGGGTGAGACGCTGATTGGGACACGGCTGACCACAATTGCTTCGGCCGTCTACGGATCTCGTAGCTATTGCGCCGCTGTAAGGTCAGATGAAGTGAAGGAAAAATGGATCGGTGTCGATTGCTGCGAAAACCATCGGGTGTGGACAAAACAGGCATGGCCACAGGCGGATCACGAGTTTTACGTCGACGAGACTTCGCTTACACTTGCGGCATTGAAAGAGGGGCTCGGCGTCGGATTTCTTCCATGCTTCCTGGGAGATAGTGATCCCGATTTGGAGCGGTTTCACGAACCGGAAAGTCAGCACGAACTTGGACTTTGGCTGTTATACCACCGCGACCTTCGCAACACCAAAAGAGTGATCTTGTTCAGAGAACATATGAAACGCGAAATTGAGGTTGCGAAATCTTTGTTCGAGGGACGTCAAAAATTCGCAGAATTGATGACTTGA
- a CDS encoding group 1 truncated hemoglobin gives MTVSLYTRLGGYDGIATFATKLIGEAQQDDLLGRFWNNRGDDRNARDLQVLIDYLVNQTGGQMYYKGRDMALAHEGMGITETDWTRFLDIVISVAGELGVGQTEGGEVMAFLDSLKSDIVTA, from the coding sequence ATGACCGTTTCGCTCTACACCCGCCTTGGCGGCTACGATGGAATTGCGACTTTCGCCACCAAACTGATCGGTGAGGCGCAACAAGATGACTTGTTAGGTCGCTTCTGGAATAACCGCGGGGACGATAGAAACGCCCGCGATCTACAAGTTTTGATCGACTATCTCGTCAATCAGACCGGCGGTCAGATGTACTACAAAGGCCGTGATATGGCTCTGGCGCATGAGGGCATGGGCATAACGGAAACTGACTGGACGCGCTTTTTAGACATTGTCATTAGTGTTGCCGGTGAACTGGGTGTCGGACAGACCGAAGGCGGCGAGGTGATGGCCTTTTTGGATAGCCTGAAGTCGGACATTGTAACCGCATAG
- a CDS encoding aldehyde-activating protein, which translates to MDHDFETAMGSCTCGHVRYQVTSTPLIVHGCHCRGCQKNSGSAFAINALYEADRVALLSGEIEEIIVPTPSGTGQDIARCSVCKVAVWSNYNMGGPLRKFIRFIRVGTLDEPDQMPPDVHIYTCSKQPWVTLPEDDPTADEFYVIKDTWSESSLERLETLKELAGV; encoded by the coding sequence ATGGATCACGATTTTGAGACGGCGATGGGTAGTTGCACCTGCGGGCATGTCCGCTATCAGGTAACTTCAACGCCATTGATCGTGCATGGTTGCCACTGTCGTGGGTGTCAAAAGAACTCGGGGTCAGCCTTTGCAATCAATGCACTGTATGAGGCTGATCGCGTGGCGCTGTTGTCTGGCGAGATCGAGGAGATCATCGTTCCGACGCCCAGCGGCACTGGCCAGGACATTGCGAGATGTTCCGTCTGCAAAGTGGCTGTCTGGAGCAACTATAATATGGGCGGCCCACTTAGAAAGTTCATCCGCTTTATACGCGTTGGCACTTTGGATGAGCCCGACCAAATGCCGCCGGATGTCCACATCTACACGTGCTCAAAACAGCCCTGGGTGACACTGCCAGAAGATGATCCGACGGCAGACGAGTTCTACGTCATTAAGGATACGTGGTCCGAGAGCAGTTTAGAGCGGCTTGAAACGCTTAAGGAACTGGCAGGAGTTTGA
- a CDS encoding IS3 family transposase (programmed frameshift), translating to MRQTTGTRRSPGEQIVKEIKRATRKQYSSEEKIRIVLDGLRGEDSIAELCRREGISQGIYYKWSKDFMEAGKRRLAGDTARAATTDEVKDLRREARDLKEVVAEQTLELRLLKKHDRRWGRPRMRYAASEKLEIIRLVEGSHLSARRTLAKLGIPRTTFYRWYDRYRQRGDAGLVDQAPKPRHVWNRIPDEVRRKVVKLALQETELSPRELAVTFTDRERYFVSESSVYRALKAHDLITSPAFIVLKAANEFKDKTTAINQLWQTDFTYLKVLGWGWFYLSTILDDYSRYIISWKLCTNMRAEDVTDTLDLALQASGCDQVHVIHKPRLLSDNGSSYVSGDLAEWLQDKGMKHSRGAPYHPQTQGKIERWHQTLKNRILLENYFLPGDLETQIEAFVDHYNHKRYHESLNNVTPADVYFGRDKAILRQRERIKRKTLEARRLHHRLHAA from the exons ATGAGACAGACAACTGGAACTCGCAGGAGCCCCGGCGAGCAGATCGTCAAAGAGATCAAGCGCGCGACGCGCAAACAGTATTCGTCAGAAGAGAAGATCCGGATCGTGCTGGATGGCTTGCGTGGCGAAGACAGCATTGCTGAGTTGTGCCGTCGTGAGGGAATATCTCAAGGTATCTACTACAAATGGTCCAAGGACTTCATGGAAGCTGGCAAACGGCGGCTTGCTGGAGATACGGCGCGTGCGGCTACGACCGACGAAGTCAAGGACCTGCGCCGCGAAGCCCGAGACCTGAAGGAGGTCGTTGCCGAGCAAACACTGGAACTGCGTCTTCTC AAAAAGCATGACCGGCGGTGGGGGCGACCAAGAATGAGGTATGCTGCATCTGAGAAGTTGGAGATCATCCGGCTTGTTGAGGGGTCGCATTTGTCTGCTCGTCGAACATTGGCAAAGCTGGGCATCCCCCGCACCACATTTTACCGTTGGTATGATCGGTATCGGCAGCGCGGCGACGCTGGCCTTGTGGATCAAGCGCCTAAGCCCAGACATGTCTGGAACCGCATCCCCGACGAAGTCCGGCGCAAGGTCGTCAAGCTGGCGCTGCAGGAGACGGAGCTGTCGCCGCGCGAACTGGCAGTGACGTTCACGGATCGGGAGCGCTACTTCGTCTCGGAATCTTCAGTCTATCGGGCCCTGAAGGCCCACGATCTGATCACCAGCCCGGCCTTTATCGTGCTCAAGGCGGCAAACGAGTTCAAAGACAAGACCACTGCGATCAACCAGCTTTGGCAAACCGACTTCACCTATCTCAAAGTGCTTGGCTGGGGCTGGTTCTATCTCAGCACAATCCTGGACGACTACAGCCGCTACATCATCTCGTGGAAACTCTGCACGAACATGCGGGCAGAGGACGTGACGGACACCCTGGATTTGGCGCTACAAGCATCAGGGTGCGATCAGGTTCACGTCATCCACAAACCCCGCCTCCTCAGCGACAACGGGTCCAGTTACGTCTCTGGCGATCTGGCTGAATGGCTGCAGGACAAAGGCATGAAGCATTCTCGGGGCGCACCATATCATCCCCAGACACAGGGCAAGATCGAGAGGTGGCATCAAACCCTGAAGAACCGCATCCTATTGGAGAACTACTTCCTTCCGGGAGACCTCGAAACCCAGATCGAAGCCTTCGTCGATCACTACAATCACAAGCGCTACCACGAGAGCCTGAACAACGTCACACCCGCCGACGTCTACTTCGGGCGTGACAAAGCCATTCTAAGACAACGGGAAAGGATCAAACGAAAGACGCTCGAAGCGCGGCGCTTGCATCACCGCCTGCACGCCGCATAA
- a CDS encoding TetR family transcriptional regulator yields MSEPPKPTRGRPKTLDRDQVLSMALNAYWSGGPTSVSIAEICDRAGVSKPGLYREFGSDDGLKAAVLDRYHDSVLTPMYEVLATDMPFDDVVQAFISFIAQDRASVGIPPGCLQVFARAVHADLGPLAAARVDALREKTLSKYADLIDRAKNSGNFDPNIPTDVAALFFDAQNGSAMRMQKEGVPDATIKDVVRHAFAGFGKR; encoded by the coding sequence ATGAGCGAACCACCGAAACCCACGCGCGGACGGCCCAAGACACTGGACCGCGATCAGGTTCTGAGTATGGCTTTGAATGCCTACTGGTCAGGCGGCCCCACCAGCGTCTCGATCGCCGAGATCTGCGATAGGGCCGGGGTCTCCAAACCGGGACTTTACCGCGAATTCGGCAGCGACGACGGGTTAAAGGCGGCAGTTCTGGACCGCTATCACGATAGTGTCCTGACCCCGATGTATGAGGTGCTGGCCACTGACATGCCTTTTGACGATGTGGTGCAAGCCTTCATCAGCTTCATTGCCCAGGATCGCGCATCTGTCGGCATTCCACCGGGATGTTTGCAAGTCTTTGCACGCGCGGTTCATGCCGATCTGGGCCCCTTGGCCGCCGCCCGCGTCGACGCCCTGCGCGAGAAAACCCTGTCCAAATACGCAGACTTGATTGATCGCGCCAAAAACAGTGGCAACTTTGATCCGAACATCCCCACTGACGTCGCCGCCCTGTTCTTTGATGCTCAGAACGGCAGCGCCATGCGGATGCAAAAAGAAGGCGTGCCTGACGCCACCATAAAGGACGTGGTACGCCACGCTTTCGCGGGGTTCGGGAAAAGGTAA
- the glnA gene encoding type I glutamate--ammonia ligase codes for MSNKDVLKTIKDEDVEYVDIRFTDPRGKLQHVTVMADQVDEDFLEEGFMFDGSSIAGWKSIDQSDMKLMPDTTSIYMDPFFAEKTLAVHCSVVEPDTGEAYDRDPRGTAEKAEAYLKSSGIGDVAYMGPEAEFFLFDDVRYSVEMNKVSYEIDAIDASWNSDTEYEMGNMGHRPGVKGGYFPVPPIDDGQDIRSEMLSTMKRMGMKVDKHHHEVASCQHELGLIFGSLTEQADHLQKYKYVIHQVAHAYGKSATFMPKPVAGDNGTGMHVNMSIWKDGKPIFAGDKYADLSQEALYFIGGILKHAKALNAFTNPATNSYKRLIPGFEAPVLRAYSARNRSGCVRIPWAESPKAKRVEARFPDPAANPYLCFAALLMAGLDGIKNKIDPGEAMDKDLYDLPPEELEGIPTVCASLREAMDELEADMDFLLAGDVFTRAQIQGYMDLKWEEIYAYEHTPHPVEFKMYYSC; via the coding sequence ATGAGCAATAAGGACGTCTTGAAGACGATCAAGGACGAGGACGTCGAATATGTCGACATCCGTTTTACCGATCCGCGCGGCAAGCTGCAGCATGTGACGGTGATGGCGGATCAGGTTGACGAGGACTTTCTGGAAGAGGGGTTCATGTTTGATGGCTCGTCCATCGCGGGTTGGAAGTCGATCGACCAGTCCGACATGAAGCTGATGCCGGATACGACATCGATCTATATGGACCCGTTCTTTGCTGAGAAGACTTTGGCGGTGCATTGTTCGGTTGTTGAGCCCGATACGGGCGAGGCCTATGACCGCGACCCACGTGGGACGGCTGAGAAGGCTGAGGCTTATCTGAAGTCCAGCGGGATTGGCGATGTTGCCTATATGGGGCCTGAGGCCGAGTTCTTCCTGTTTGATGATGTGCGCTATTCGGTTGAGATGAACAAAGTATCCTACGAGATCGACGCCATTGACGCGTCGTGGAACTCGGATACCGAATACGAGATGGGCAACATGGGCCATCGTCCGGGCGTCAAGGGCGGATATTTCCCAGTGCCGCCGATTGATGATGGCCAGGACATCCGTTCCGAAATGCTGTCGACGATGAAGCGCATGGGCATGAAAGTGGACAAGCATCACCACGAAGTGGCCTCGTGCCAGCACGAGCTGGGTCTGATCTTTGGATCACTAACCGAGCAGGCGGACCATCTGCAGAAGTATAAGTATGTGATCCACCAAGTGGCGCACGCTTACGGCAAATCGGCGACGTTCATGCCGAAGCCGGTTGCCGGCGACAACGGAACCGGCATGCATGTAAACATGTCGATCTGGAAAGACGGCAAGCCGATCTTTGCGGGCGACAAATACGCTGACCTGTCTCAGGAGGCGCTGTATTTCATCGGTGGCATCCTGAAGCACGCCAAAGCACTGAACGCCTTCACAAATCCAGCGACCAACAGCTACAAGCGCCTGATCCCAGGCTTTGAAGCCCCGGTTCTGCGCGCCTATTCGGCCCGCAACCGCTCGGGTTGTGTTCGTATCCCATGGGCCGAAAGCCCGAAGGCCAAGCGTGTGGAAGCCCGCTTCCCTGATCCGGCTGCAAACCCATATCTGTGCTTTGCGGCCCTGTTGATGGCTGGCCTTGACGGCATCAAGAACAAAATCGATCCGGGCGAAGCCATGGACAAAGACCTGTATGATCTGCCGCCAGAAGAGCTGGAAGGTATTCCAACGGTCTGCGCATCCCTGCGCGAAGCCATGGACGAACTGGAAGCCGACATGGACTTCTTGCTGGCCGGCGATGTCTTCACGCGCGCTCAGATTCAAGGCTACATGGACCTGAAGTGGGAAGAGATTTACGCCTATGAGCACACACCGCATCCGGTAGAATTCAAGATGTATTACAGCTGCTAA